From Methylovorus glucosotrophus:
ATGGCTGGCTGAAAATTCAGCCAGATACCGAGACCATAGATAGCCTGTTCGATTACGATAACTGGTGGTTGGGGCGTGACCCCAAGTGGCAGGAATATCCGGTCGAAGCAGCGAAAGTGCATGGCAAGACCTTGCTGGTCAAGCTGGTCGGCATTGACGATCGTGATGCGGCATTTGCAGCCAAAGGCAAGCAGGTGTCAGTGCCGCGCGAGCAATTGCCGGAAGCGGAAGAGGGCGAGTATTACTGGTCCGATCTGATTGGTTTGCGCGTCAGCAATTTGCAGCAGGTGGATTTTGGCACCGTGGTGGATGTATTCGAAACCGGGGCCAATGATGTGGTCGTGGTGAAAGATGATGCCGGACGTGAGCGTCTGGTGCCGTTTACCGCAGAAGCCGTGCCTGAGGTGAATGTTGAGGCAGGCACCATGCTGGTGGATTGGGATCCGGAGTTTTAATGTCGGTGCAGGAGCCTGCAGCCACACAATCCGCCACCAGGCAGTTTGACGTGGTCAGCCTTTTCCCGGAGATGTTTCAAGCTGTCAGTCAGTTTGGCATTACGGCAAGAGCGCTGGAGAAAGCCATTTATGCCCTGCATGTATGGAATCCGCGCGACTTCACCAGCGACAATTACCGGACAGTGGATGACCGGCCATACGGTGGTGGCCCTGGCATGGTGATGCTGGCCGAGCCTCTGGAAAAAGCCATAAGTGCTGCCAAGGCCAGGCAAGAGCAAGCCGGAGTGGCAGTGCCCAAGGTGATACACCTGTCACCGCAAGGCAAGCCGCTTACCCATGCCGCAGTGATGCAGCTGGTGCAGGAGCCTGGCTTGATATTGCTGGCCAGTCGCTATGAAGGTGTAGACCAGCGCTTGCTTGACCGTGTGGTCGACGAAGAATATTCGATAGGCGATTATGTGCTATCGGGCGGTGAATTACCCGCCATGGTGTTGATAGATGCGATTGTGCGCCAATTGCCCGGCAGTCTGGGCGATATGGATTCCGCACTGGAAGATTCATTTGTGGATGGCTTGCTGGATTGCCCCCATTACACCCGCCCGGAAG
This genomic window contains:
- the rimM gene encoding ribosome maturation factor RimM (Essential for efficient processing of 16S rRNA), which produces MGRVVAPYGIYGWLKIQPDTETIDSLFDYDNWWLGRDPKWQEYPVEAAKVHGKTLLVKLVGIDDRDAAFAAKGKQVSVPREQLPEAEEGEYYWSDLIGLRVSNLQQVDFGTVVDVFETGANDVVVVKDDAGRERLVPFTAEAVPEVNVEAGTMLVDWDPEF
- the trmD gene encoding tRNA (guanosine(37)-N1)-methyltransferase TrmD, which encodes MSVQEPAATQSATRQFDVVSLFPEMFQAVSQFGITARALEKAIYALHVWNPRDFTSDNYRTVDDRPYGGGPGMVMLAEPLEKAISAAKARQEQAGVAVPKVIHLSPQGKPLTHAAVMQLVQEPGLILLASRYEGVDQRLLDRVVDEEYSIGDYVLSGGELPAMVLIDAIVRQLPGSLGDMDSALEDSFVDGLLDCPHYTRPEVYEGVAVPEILMSGHHAKIKRWRLKQSLAQTRAKRPDLLAERSLTKEESRLLAELDVEQTLKQEQESS